A single genomic interval of Vanessa atalanta chromosome 12, ilVanAtal1.2, whole genome shotgun sequence harbors:
- the LOC125067603 gene encoding putative uncharacterized protein DDB_G0282133 codes for MDRSATDHSDSDSGDSWTLIENSSTYADDALEVPDHPTQSTTAEHHDRDEDTDGISIITDSEPESSSPCEINYEHYLIEENLAPEHHIPQFMTVNSDLHDIKNHNDSKKEDDDFLGDRGEKHKTYVHRRNKRLSTVLNIIMLGSVITAAGVAIGHMWGAKTDCSMQTSPNVNKILSNLYKLQEENAYLWNKIKELTALNNFQMNQQKTTLKQNKCKKIFEEPLINNDSKKVTKCVDGKFINDDKLLNKDMDKGTHENKFSINRKNKNTYQENKMWLDDEILQPPNQNSLKKCNPQHISKSIKHYPKNENKDNYSNEIIDVNENSQNGQKKSEEYLNETKDLNDAADALNYNVNVKTFNNKESDLFKSGYRYLNDNNKLLKRPYTTEKDFSSNNVDKHLNENNKEQFQKYKKFQGEYGYEYDFSNKGKNTKNNLNEEYNLFNDFKHKRHQNIKKRESNRTFKVEMKDINLNKISEDKFGTEEEFLSSIKDKKQKKKDLKSKNKVFKKKCRDCDKEKTTEEKEFVRNFKDKTQKIVGKDESNKAFKPEYTILKKNNTPRDEKDTEDEILRNVKDSNIKNDHKIEDNKTVHKKNKGNTKYKILNGKYDTAKQDMEDKKRNDNQNEEQTCEINTKSLYTENPQGELYTNKESLTSTNNKNIKENIEKDLAKSKDFDWNETPKNENDSKKKMQTKRNDFIYDKKANEEDYYRKDISDEDLKKDNRYIGQKQKEERKKYDRQQSHKKVKRRNKYEQWEMKGGLFKDYDDISMTSSQENIYLPHEPNLKGDQTRTRQLEDQSIINNIANAADNQNHDVNDKDEDDQVNWLDKRAKFRTDARQRLEQESLVKNGVNAAGWYFRRMRKREQSRGKSDNSTYRKLLKRK; via the exons ATGGACCGTTCCGCTACAGATCATAGTGATTCTGATTCTGGAGATAGTTGGACTCTGATTGAGAATAGCTCTACATACGCTGATGATGCGCTCGAAGTACCTGATCATCCAACTCAAAG CACCACAGCAGAACATCACGATAGAGATGAAGACACTGATGGAATATCTATAATCACTGATAGTGAACCAGAGTCTTCTTCACCgtgtgaaataaattatgaacattACCTTATAGAAGAAAATTTGGCACCGGAACATCATATTCCACAATTTATGACAGTAAATTCAGACTTGCACGATATTAAAAACCACAATGATTCTAAAAAGGAAGATGATGATTTTCTTGGGGACAGAGGGGAAAAACATAAGACGTATGTACATAGGCGAAATAAAAGATTGAGCACAGTACTTAACATAATAATGTTGGGTAGTGTGATAACAGCTGCAGGTGTAGCTATTGGACACATGTGGGGTGCTAAAACTGACTGTTCCATGCAAACTTCTCCaaatgtgaataaaattttGTCTAATCTGTATAAACTACAAGAAGAAAATGCTtatttatggaataaaataaaggaattgACAGCTTTAAATAATTTCCAGATGAATCAACAAAAAACCacgttgaaacaaaataaatgtaagaaaatatttgaagaaCCATTGATAAATAATGACAGTAAGAAAGTTACAAAATGTGTTGatggtaaatttataaatgatgaCAAATTACTGAATAAAGACATGGATAAAGGCActcatgaaaataaattttcaattaataggaaaaataaaaatacctaccaagaaaataaaatgtggTTAGATGATGAGATTTTGCAACCACCTAATcagaatagtttaaaaaaatgtaatcccCAGCATATTTCTAAATCTATAAAACACTATcccaaaaatgaaaataaagataattactcAAATGAAATAATTGACGTTAATGAAAATAGTCAAAACGGACAAAAAAAGTCTGAAGAATATCTAAATGAAACAAAAGACTTAAACGATGCAGCAGATGCACTAAATTATAATGTGAATGTAAAAACTTTCAATAATAAAGAGAGTGATCTTTTTAAATCAGGATATAGGTATTTAAATGACAACAATAAGTTACTCAAAAGACCATATACTACTGAAAAAGATTTTTCTTCCAATAATGTagataaacatttaaatgaaaataataaagaacagtttcaaaaatataaaaaatttcaagGAGAATATGGTTATGAAtatgatttttcaaataaaggaaaaaatactaaaaataatttaaatgaggaatataatttgtttaatgacTTCAAGCATAAAAGACATCAAAACATAAAGAAAAGAGAAAGTAATAGAACATTTAAAGTAGAAATGAaagatatcaatttaaataaaatatcagaagATAAATTTGGTACTGAAGAGGAATTTTTAAGTAGTATAAAagacaaaaaacaaaagaaaaaggacctaaaaagtaaaaacaaagtttttaaaaaaaaatgtcgagattgtgataaagaaaaaacaacTGAAGAAAAGGAAtttgttagaaattttaaagataaaacccAAAAAATTGTTGGTAAAGATGAGAGTAACAAAGCATTTAAGCCAGAGTATAcaattttgaagaaaaataatactcCACGCGACGAAAAGGATACTGAAGATGAAATTTTAAGAAACGTAAAAGatagcaatattaaaaatgatcatAAAATAGAAGATAATAAAacagttcataaaaaaaacaaaggaaacacaaaatataaaatcctAAACGGAAAATACGACACTGCAAAGCAAGATATGGAAGATAAAAAACGTAATGACAACCAAAATGAAGAGCAGACAtgtgaaataaatactaaaagttTATACACTGAAAATCCTCAAGGCGAATTGTATACTAATAAAGAATCTTTAACCAGtaccaataataaaaacataaaagagAACATTGAGAAAGATTTAGCGAAAAGTAAAGATTTTGATTGGAATGAAACACCAAAGAACGAAAacgatagcaaaaaaaaaatgcaaactaaacgtaatgattttatttacgataaaaaaGCAAATGAAGAAGACTATTATCGAAAAGACATCAGTGATGAAGACCTAAAAAAGGATAACAGATACATTGGTCAAAAAcagaaagaagaaagaaaaaaatatgatcgtCAACAATCGCATAAAAAAGTCAAAAGAAGGAATAAGTATGAACAATGGGAAATGAAAGGCGGGCTATTCAAAGATTATGATGATATTTCAATGACGTCAtctcaagaaaatatttatttgcctCATGAACCAAATTTAAAAGGCGACCAAACCCGTACACGTCAACTAGAAGATCAGtctattattaacaatatcgcTAATGCAGCAGATAACCAAAATCATGACGTTAATGATAAGGATGAAGACGATCAAGTAAACTGGTTAGACAAAAGAGCGAAATTTCGTACAGACGCAAGGCAAAGGCTTGAGCAGGAGTCCCTTGTTAAGAATGGTGTCAACGCTGCTGGTTGGTATTTTCGACGAATGCGTAAACGTGAGCAAAGTCGTGGAAAAAGCGATAACAGCACTtatcgaaaattattaaaacgtaaataa
- the LOC125067779 gene encoding cytochrome c oxidase assembly protein COX16 homolog, mitochondrial, whose translation MSVEGEKRSYGLEDLRNIWKTYSRKKSFRYGLPFIIFMIGGSFGLREWTQIRYQFSKVKGISKEEAEKMGLHKDKNVTLEGAYEDIQKLDIDNWENKRGPRPWEQNETQKKN comes from the exons atgtcCGTAGAGGGTGAAAAAAGGAGTTACGGTCTAGAAGACTTACGGAATATTTGGAAAACATACAGTCGAAAGAAATCATTTAGATATGGATTaccctttataatatttatgataggtGGATCATTTGGGTTAAGGGAATGGACACAAATAAG GTACCAATTTTCGAAGGTTAAAGGTATAAGCAAAGAGGAAGCAGAAAAAATGGGTCttcataaagataaaaatgttactttagAGGGTGCTTATGAAGACATTCAAAAGTTGGATATAGACAATTGGGAAAATAAAAGAGGCCCACGACCTTGGGAACAAAATGAAACACAAAAAAAGAattga
- the LOC125067604 gene encoding uncharacterized protein LOC125067604, with protein METIENQQCVFLGIKVKPGPMERHKIENFTLDNTVDRLKNEAEKKTNLPSASIELIHHGKILNDNATLSNCGVKNGEMVHVLKKKIQAPPASPPTYTDAELLQLIASLRTLGCTPNAPGWTKAMQLLNDESAMAEIIDHAPSLAEDCMTLSILHEVELLAALGANIQTMRRGAEAHPDLPNALRHLMRLVRSRSNAATSDTAPTSGFAYSLEALSEDEDVEEEETEEVENRNAITQEQLTAALQAATEATLSSASGAAVPSGLLGLLQAATPSTTGGTSSAVLNHNNITAEMISEAISEALTRSMPESSTANSPASSSFNPSIQEDFTTQLQRMHEMGLLNDALNIRALLINEGDANAAINLIINGLIEDD; from the exons ATGGAAACTATTGAAAATCAGCAATGTGTCTTTTTGGGTATAAAAGTCAAACCTGGGCCAATGGAGCgccataaaatagaaaattttactCTTGATAATACTGTGGACAGATTGAAAAACGAGGCAGAAAAGAAGACTAATTTACCATCTGCTTCTATag AACTAATACATCATGGAAAAATATTGAATGACAATGCAACCCTTTCTAATTGTGGTGTTAAAAATGGTGAGATGGTTCATgtgctcaaaaaaaaaatccaggcACCTCCTGCGTCACCACCGACATATACTGATGCAGAGCTACTGCAACTAATTGCTTCATTACGCACACTTGGGTGTACACCCAATGCTCCTGGTTGGACAAAAGCGATGCAG ttattaaatGATGAATCTGCAATGGCTGAAATAATAGACCATGCACCATCATTAGCCGAAGACTGTATGACCCTATCAATTCTGCATGAGGTAGAGTTGCTCGCAGCTCTGGGCGCCAACATTCAAACAATGCGACGTGGTGCTGAAGCACACCCGGATCTACCAAATGCATTACGACACTTAATGCGTTTAGTGCGTTCTCGATCAAATGCAGCTACTTCTGACACTG CTCCAACATCTGGCTTTGCTTATTCTTTGGAAGCACTTTCGGAAGATGAGGATGTGGAGGAAGAGGAAACTGAGGAGGTAGAAAATAGAAATGCTATCACCCAAGAACAATTAACTGCAGCATTacag GCGGCGACGGAGGCTACGCTATCGTCTGCCAGCGGCGCCGCCGTGCCGAGCGGGCTGCTGGGCCTGCTGCAGGCCGCCACGCCCTCTACGACGG gCGGTACGAGCAGTGCTGTCTTGAATCACAACAACATCACCGCAGAGATGATCAGCGAGGCCATCTCCGAGGCGCTTACTCGGTCCATGCCCGAATCCTCGACAGCTAATTCCCCAG cgtCATCCTCATTCAACCCTTCCATACAAGAAGATTTCACGACACAACTGCAGCGAATGCACGAGATGGGCTTACTGAACGATGCGCTTAACATTCGAGCATTACTCATTAATGAag gtgaCGCAAATGCtgcaatcaatttaattatcaatggACTTATTGAAGATGATTAA